A single Cucumis melo cultivar AY chromosome 4, USDA_Cmelo_AY_1.0, whole genome shotgun sequence DNA region contains:
- the LOC103503841 gene encoding uncharacterized protein LOC103503841: MKQSISEAVSSSSTTASSDHSQSSSSSSSSSSSSTSTTPLEKPQSISAAAAAEDLAVGSRDGGGAQETVTVDRRGDFSAVCRWTVQNFPRIKARALWSKYFEVGGYDCRLLIYPKGDSQALPGYISIYLQIVDPRGTSSSKWDCFASYRLAIVNVLDDSKTVHRDSWHRFSSKKKSHGWCDFTPSSTVFDSKLGYLFNNESILITADILILNESVNFTRDNNEPASSMMMTSSLVACPAPEVLSGKFTWKVHNFSLFKEMIKTQKIMSPVFPAGECNLRISVYQSSVNGAEYLSMCLESKDTEKTVILPDRSCWCLFRMSVLNQKPALNHMHRDSYGRFAADNKSGDNTSLGWNDYMKMSDFVGQDSGFLVDDTAVFSTSFHVIKEFSNFSKNGGLIGGRNGSGIRKSDGHMGKFTWRIENFTRLKDLLKKRKITGLCIKSRRFQVGNRDCRLIVYPRGQSQPPCHLSVFLEVTDSRNTSSDWSCFVSHRLSVVNQKMEEKSVTKESQNRYSKAAKDWGWREFVTLTSLFDQDSGFLVQDTVIFSAEVLILKETSVMQDFIDQDMEPSGSGSLTDKVAKKSSFTWKVENFLSFKEIMETRKIFSKFFQAGGCELRIGVYESFDTICIYLESDQSVGSDPDKNFWVRYKMAVVNQKYPAKTVWKESSICTKTWNNSVLQFMKVSDMLEAEAGFLVRDTVVFVCEILDCCPWFEFSDLEVLASEDDQDALTTDPDELIDSEDSEGISGDEEDIFRNLLSTAGFHLTYGDNPSQPQVTLREKLLMDAGAIAGFLTGLRVYLDDPAKVKRLLLPTKLSSSNDGKKVSKTDESSPSLMNLLMGVKVLQQAIIDLLLDIMVECCQPSEGGSGDHLEANSKPSVPSSGTTTTSLEGETENAASEVEGYPPFQRLDSVEESSSAPAVQSSDMLRTDRQGKSLPEDLIHPPETSAGVSENVFLRTKTKWPEQSEELLGLIVNSLRALDGAVPRGCPEPRRRPQSAQKIALVLDKAPRHLHSDLVALVPKLVEHSEHPLAAGVLLERLQQPGAEPALRIPVFGALSQLECGTEVWEQILFKSIEFLADSNDEPLAATIDFVFKAGAQCQHLSEAVRSVRGRLKNLGMEVSPCVLDLLSKTVNSWGDVSDVILRDIDCDDADDFCSEISRELFLFGEAGPASESLHPLDEQDLHAARHFSDIYILIEMLSIPCLAVEASQTFERAVARGAITAKSVAVVLEKRLAQKANSNTRFIVESFQPGDSVIDGETNESLRVPRDDFTSIVGLAETLALSRDPRVRGFVKMLYPLLFKGYASESYRGRMLKRLVDRVSSSAENNREVDMDLEILVMLIGDEQEIIRPVLIMMRDVAELANVDRAALWHQLCATEEESIRIREESKVEIANMMKEKTALSQKLSESDAMNIRLKNEMKAELERFSREKKELSEQIHDIESQLEWLRSERDDEIVKLTAEKKVLHDRLHDAETQIAQLKSRKRDEMKKVVKEKNALTERLKSAEAARKRFDEQLKRYANENMTREEIRQSLEDEVRRLTQTVGQTEGEKREKEEQIARCEAYIDGMEAKLQACQQYIHSLEASLQEEMSRHAPLYGAGLEALSMKELETLSRIHEEGLRQIHTLQQRKGSPAGSPLVSPHSLSHSHGLYTSAPPPMAVGMPPSLIPNGSGIHSNGHVNGGAVGPWFNHA; this comes from the exons GTCGTTTATTGATATATCCAAAAGGGGATTCCCAAGCACTCCCTGGGTATATTTCAATCTACCTTCAAATCGTCGACCCGCGCGGCACATCCTCTTCTAAATGGGATTGCTTTGCGAGTTATCGTCTGGCTATCGTCAACGTTCTCGATGATTCGAAGACCGTTCATCGGGATTCATGGCATCGTTTCTCGAGCAAGAAGAAGTCACACGGATGGTGCGATTTTACTCCTTCTTCCACCGTGTTTGATTCTAAGCTTGGTTATTTGTTTAATAATGAGTCTATTTTGATCACTGCTGATATTCTAATTCTCAATGAGTCTGTAAACTTTACTCGGGATAACAATGAGCCAGCCTCATCTATGATGATGACATCCTCGCTTGTTGCTTGCCCTGCGCCTGAGGTGCTCAGCGGTAAGTTCACATGGAAAGTTCATAATTTTAGTTTGTTTAAAGAGATGATTAAAACACAGAAAATAATGAGTCCGGTGTTCCCGGCTGGAGAGTGTAATTTGAGGATTAGTGTCTATCAAAGCTCAGTTAATGGGGCTGAGTATTTGTCAATGTGTCTGGAGAGCAAGGATACCGAAAAGACAGTAATATTACCTGATAGGAGTTGTTGGTGTTTGTTCCGGATGTCCGTGTTAAACCAGAAGCCTGCTTTGAATCACATGCATCGAGACTCATATGGGAGATTTGCAGCTGATAATAAGAGTGGGGACAATACCAGTTTGGGGTGGAATGACTATATGAAGATGTCAGATTTTGTTGGGCAAGATTCTGGTTTTTTAGTTGACGACACTGCTGTGTTTAGTACCTCCTTTCATGTGATCAAGGAGTTTAGTAATTTTTCAAAGAATGGCGGATTAATTGGAGGTAGAAATGGAAGTGGAATTAGAAAATCAGATGGTCACATGGGGAAATTCACGTGGAGGATTGAGAACTTCACAAGGCTAAAGGACCTACTGAAGAAGAGGAAGATTACAGGTCTTTGCATCAAGAGCAGGAGATTTCAGGTTGGGAACCGTGACTGTCGTCTCATTGTTTATCCTCGAG GGCAGTCTCAACCACCATGTCACCTTTCAGTCTTTCTTGAAGTTACGGATTCAAGAAATACTTCCAGTGATTGGAGTTGTTTTGTGAGTCATCGGTTGTCAGTAGTAAACCAGAAGATGGAAGAGAAATCTGTTACAAAGGAGTCTCAAAACCGGTACTCTAAAGCTGCAAAAGACTGGGGATGGCGTGAATTTGTGACACTTACCAGCCTCTTTGATCAGGATTCCGGGTTTCTGGTTCAGGATACTGTAATATTCTCAGCAGAGGTCCTTATATTAAAGGAGACGTCTGTGATGCAGGATTTTATTGATCAAGACATGGAGCCATCTGGTTCTGGCTCTCTGACAGATAAGGTCGCAAAAAAAAGTTCATTTACATGGAAGGTGGAGAACTTCTTGTCCTTCAAGGAAATAATGGAGACTCGTAAAATTTTTAGTAAATTCTTTCAAGCTGGTGGATGTGAGCTCCGTATTG GTGTCTATGAGTCCTTTGACACGATTTGCATCTATCTGGAAAGTGATCAGTCTGTTGGCAGTGATCCAGATAAAAACTTTTGGGTCAGATACAAAATGGCCGTGGTGAATCAAAAGTATCCAGCAAAAACTGTGTGGAAGGAGTCTTCTATTTGTACAAAGACATGGAATAATTCTGTCTTGCAATTCATGAAGGTATCAGATATGCTAGAGGCAGAAGCGGGGTTTCTTGTACGAGATACAGTTGTTTTCGTATGCGAAATATTGGATTGCTGCCCTTGGTTTGAGTTTTCAGATCTTGAG GTTTTGGCTTCAGAAGATGATCAGGATGCTTTGACTACTGATCCAGACGAACTCATTGATTCAGAAGACAGCGAAGGAATAAGTGGTGATGAAGAAGACATTTTTAGAAACCTTCTATCCACAGCTGGGTTTCATCTAACATATGGGGATAATCCTTCACAACCACAAGTCACTTTGCGAGAAAAACTTTTAATGGATGCTGGTGCCATTGCAGGCTTTCTTACTGGACTTCGTGTTTATCTTGATGATCCTGCTAAAGTTAAGCGCTTACTTCTTCCTACTAAGCTTTCCAGTAGCAATGATGGGAAGAAGGTCTCAAAGACAGATGAGTCATCCCCCAGTTTAATGAATTTGCTGATGGGAGTCAAAGTATTACAGCAGGCAATTATTGATTTACTGTTAGATATAATGGTTGAGTGTTGTCAACCTTCAGAAGGGGGCTCTGGAGATCATTTGGAAGCAAATTCAAAGCCTTCTGTTCCTAGCAGTGGAACTACTACCACATCACTGGAAGGTGAAACTGAAAATGCAGCATCAGAGGTTGAAGGTTATCCTCCATTTCAGAGATTGGATTCCGTAGAGGAAAGTAGTAGTGCTCCGGCTGTACAAAGCTCTGACATGTTAAGAACGGATAGGCAGGGTAAGTCTCTACCTGAAGACCTAATACATCCACCTGAAACATCTGCTGGGGTTTCAGAGAATGTCTTCCTTCGTACAAAG ACCAAGTGGCCTGAGCAATCTGAGGAGCTTTTAGGCTTGATTGTAAATTCATTGAGAGCGCTAGATGGGGCTGTCCCTCGAGGATGTCCTGAACCAAGAAGACGGCCTCAGTCTGCCCAAAAGATTGCTCTTGTGCTGGATAAAGCTCCCAGACATCTACACTCTGACCTGGTTGCACTAGTACCTAAATTGGTTGAGCATTCAGAACATCCTTTGGCTGCTGGTGTGCTTCTAGAACGGCTTCAACAGCCTGGTGCTGAGCCAGCACTGCGAATACCT GTCTTTGGTGCTCTTAGTCAATTGGAGTGTGGCACTGAAGTTTGGGAACAAATTCTATTTAAATCTATTGAGTTTTTAGCAGATTCGAATGATGAGCCTCTTGCTGCAACTATAGATTTTGTTTTCAAAGCTGGAGCTCAGTGCCAACATCTCTCTGAAGCG GTGAGATCTGTACGTGGTAGGCTGAAGAATTTGGGCATGGAGGTTTCCCCATGTGTTCttgatttattaagtaaaactGTAAATAGTTGGGGTGATGTTTCTGATGTTATACTCAGAGATATTGATTGTGATGATGCCGATGATTTCTGCTCAGAAATATCCCGTGAGCTTTTCTTATTTGGTGAAGCTGGCCCTGCTTCAGAAAGTTTGCATCCATTGGATGAACAGGATTTACATGCTGCTCGTCATTTTTCTGATATTTATATCTTGATTGAGATGTTATCGATACCTTGTCTTGCGGTTGAAGCATCGCAGACATTTGAGAGAGCTGTAGCTCGAGGTGCCATCACAGCTAAATCTGTTGCTGTGGTGCTGGAAAAACGTCTTGCTCAAAAAGCAAATAGTAACACTAGATTCATAGTCGAAAGCTTCCAGCCTGGAGATTCTGTAATAGATGGAGAAACTAACGAGTCTCTGAGAGTCCCGCGGGATGATTTTACTTCAATTGTTGGTCTTGCTGAAACATTAGCACTCTCTAGAGATCCTCGTGTTAGAGGGTTTGTGAAAATGCTATATCCATTATTGTTTAAGGGGTATGCAAGTGAGTCATATCGGGGCAGGATGCTAAAAAGATTGGTTGACCGTGTATCCAGCAGTGCAGAAAATAACCGTGAAGTAGATATGGATTTGGAAATTCTGGTTATGTTGATTGGTGATGAACAAGAAATAATCAGACCTGTGCTAATTATGATGCGAGATGTTGCAGAACTAGCAAATGTTGACCGTGCTGCTCTCTGGCACCAGTTATGTGCTACTGAAGAGGAAAGCATCCGTATCCGTGAAGAAAGCAAAGTAGAAATTGCAAATATGATGAAAGAAAAAACTGCTCTATCTCAAAAGTTGAGTGAATCTGATGCTATGAATATTCGCCTTAAG AATGAGATGAAGGCTGAGTTGGAGCGATTTTCTCGCGAGAAAAAGGAACTTTCTGAACAAATACATGACATTGAGAGTCAGCTTGAGTGGCTCCGCTCTGAGCGAGATGATGAGATTGTGAAGTTAACAGCAGAGAAGAAAGTCCTCCATGATCGTCTCCATGATGCTGAGACTCAAATAGCACAACTGAAATCCCGAAAACGTGATGAGATGAAG AAAgtagtgaaggaaaaaaatgcACTTACTGAGAGATTGAAGAGTGCCGAAGCTGCTCGAAAAAGATTTGATGAACAACTGAAACGGTATGCAAATGAGAATATGACCAGGGAAGAAATCCGGCAGTCGCTAGAAGATGAAGTTCGCAGGCTTACACAAACAGTTGGACAGACTGAAGGAGAAAAGAGGGAGAAGGAAGAGCAGATTGCTCGATGTGAAGCATATATTGATGGAATGGAAGCGAAATTGCAGGCCTGCCAG CAATATATCCATTCACTTGAAGCATCGCTACAAGAGGAAATGTCAAGACATGCCCCTCTGTATGGTGCTGGTTTGGAAGCTCTGTCAATGAAGGAGCTAGAGACATTATCTCGAATTCACGAAGAAGGATTAAGGCAAATTCATACTCTTCAGCAGCGCAAAGGGAGCCCCGCTGGCAGTCCTCTTGTGAGCCCCCATTCCCTCTCCCACAGTCATGGGTTGTACACTTCTGCACCGCCTCCAATGGCAGTCGGTATGCCTCCTTCACTCATCCCCAATGGCTCAGGGATCCACAGCAATGGGCATGTGAATGGTGGTGCAGTTGGACCATGGTTCAACCATGCTTGA
- the LOC103503843 gene encoding ACT domain-containing protein ACR2 yields the protein MDVSWPWPTPTSSPTLPLMKNVCWPYFDPDFDTLPERINGPTCRVCIDNESMEDCTIVKVDSLNKQGLLLEVVQILTDLNLSISKSYISCDAGWFMDVFHVKDENSHKLTDQKVINSIQQAIGTTKGPDNSSKTRRYVNKFLNADNSGEHTAIEMTGTDRPGLFSEISAALADLHCNVVEAHAWSHNARLACIAYISDQSTDSPIEDPHRLANIEEHLSTVLRAATAPPIASWTHTLQQEVKISATITTNVERRLHQLLVSVKDYDWTSESISKRPKRNEDWRKTMVSIESCDQKGYSIVSIECKDRPRLMFDTVCTLTDMQYVIFHASISSKKDNAFQEYFIRHVNGYALNSDYDKHRVVKCLEAAIERRVCEGVRLELCANNRVGLLSDITRVLRENGLNVVRADIATQGEKAINAFYVKDISGKEVDMEMVESVKKEIGPVVLRVKNETSPPSTPQITRSRFSFSDMLKSQLERLSHNFIAIRH from the exons ATGGATGTAAGCTGGCCATGGCCTACTCCCACATCTTCTCCTACTTTACCTCT CATGAAGAATGTTTGTTGGCCATACTTTGATCCTGATTTTGATACTCTTCCTGAGAGGATAAATGGCCCAAC tTGCAGGGTCTGCATTGACAATGAAAGCATGGAGGATTGCACCATTGTCAAG GTTGATAGCTTGAACAAACAAGGTCTCCTCCTTGAAGTGGTTCAAATTTTAACAGATTTGAACCTTTCAATCTCAAAAAGCTACATTTCTTGTGATGCAGGCTGGTTCATGGATG TTTTTCATGTAAAAGATGAGAATAGCCATAAACTTACCGACCAGAAAGTCATCAACTCGATCCAACAG GCCATTGGAACAACCAAAGGACCTGATAACTCGTCCAAAACCAGACGCTATGTTAACAAATTTCTGAATGCTGATAACTCCGGCGAACATACGGCAATTGAAATGACCGGTACCGACCGGCCCGGTCTCTTCTCTGAGATATCTGCTGCATTGGCTGACCTCCATTGCAACGTTGTGGAAGCTCATGCTTGGAGCCATAATGCTCGTTTGGCCTGCATTGCTTACATTTCGGACCAATCTACAGATAGTCCTATTGAGGACCCCCACCGGCTTGCCAACATTGAGGAGCATCTTTCCACTGTTCTCAGGGCGGCGACTGCTCCACCAATTGCCAGTTGGACTCATACCCTGCAACAAGAAGTGAAAATATCAGCCACAATAACAACCAATGTGGAGCGGCGGCTACACCAACTCTTGGTCTCAGTTAAGGATTATGATTGGACCTCTGAATCCATTTCAAAGAGACCTAAAAGAAATGAAGACTGGAGGAAGACAATGGTGAGCATTGAAAGCTGTGATCAGAAAGGATACTCAATTGTCAGCATCGAGTGCAAGGATCGGCCGAGGCTTATGTTTGACACAGTTTGTACTCTTACTGATATGCAATATGTAATCTTTCATGCTTCCATTAGCTCCAAGAAAGATAATGCTTTTCAG GAGTACTTTATCAGACATGTGAATGGGTACGCCTTGAATTCAGACTATGACAAGCACAGGGTGGTAAAATGCTTAGAGGCAGCCATTGAACGTCGTGTTTGCGAG GGAGTGAGGCTGGAGTTATGTGCAAACAACAGGGTGGGATTGCTATCAGACATAACAAGGGTTCTGCGGGAAAATGGGCTGAATGTGGTGAGAGCAGACATAGCAACACAAGGAGAGAAAGCCATTAATGCATTTTATGTCAAAGACATTTCAGGCAAAGAAGTAGATATGGAGATGGTAGAGTCGGTGAAGAAAGAAATTGGCCCTGTTGTACTTCGAGTCAAGAATGAGACGAGCCCTCCATCAACGCCTCAAATTACCAGGTCTCGTTTCTCCTTCAGCGACATGCTCAAGTCTCAGCTCGAGCGACTCTCTCACAACTTCATTGCTATCAGACATTGA
- the LOC103503844 gene encoding synaptotagmin-4-like, producing the protein MSFFSGIFIGVVVGVLLIIALARAGNVRAKHRSDLATTIAAFARMTAQDSRKILPKEFYPSWVVFTQRQKLTWLNLQLDKIWPYVDAAASELIRSNVEPVLEQFRPMILSSLKFSKLTLGSVAPNLTGIAVLEDEPDTNGITLELEMQWDGNPNIVLDIKTKLGVSLPVQVKDVAFTGLFRLMFKPLVDEFPCFGAVCYSLRKKKNLDFKLKIIGGDISSIPGVSDAIEETIRDAIEGTITWPVRQIVPILAGDYSDLEVKPVGTLEVKLVQAKELTNKDIIGKSDPYAVLFVRPLKERMKTSKTINNQLNPIWNEHFDFIVEDASTQHLTIRVFDDEGVQASELIGCAQVALKDLEPGKVKDVWLKLVKDLEIQRDNKYRGQVHLELLYYPFGTDQSLYINPFNPDYALTSVEKALKMAPNGAEDADSGKQSSPKKRDTIVRGVLSVTVIAAEDLPAVDFMGKADPYVVLTMKKSETKVKTRVVHDTVNPVWNQTFDFLVEDALHDMLMIEVWDHDTFGKDKLGRVIMTLTRAILEGEIQDSFPLEGAKSGRIFLHLKWAAQPIFRDT; encoded by the exons GCTACGACTATTGCGGCATTTGCTAGGATGACAGCGCAGGATTCGAGGAAAATTCTTCCCAAGGAATTTTACCCGTCGTGGGTTGTATTTACGCAGCGACAGAAG TTAACTTGGCTTAATCTTCAGCTTGATAAAATCTGGCCATATGTTGATGCG GCAGCATCAGAGCTGATAAGGAGCAATGTGGAGCCGGTTCTAGAACAATTTCGACCGATGATATTATCTTCTTTGAAATTCTCAAAGTTGACCTTGGGTTCTGTCGCTCCAAATCTTACAG GAATTGCTGTACTTGAAGATGAGCCAGATACCAATGGAATAACTTTGGAGTTGGAGATGCAATGGGATGGTAATCCAAACATTGTTCTTGACATCAAAACTAAACTCGGCGTTTCTTTACCAGTACAG gtaaaaGATGTTGCATTCACAGGGCTTTTCAGATTAATGTTCAAGCCATTGGTTGATGAGTTTCCTTGCTTTGGAGCAGTGTGTTATTCTCTAAGGAAAAAG AAAAATCTTGATTTTAAACTTAAGATTATTGGAGGAGACATATCATCAATTCCTGGGGTTTCTGATGCTATTGAG GAAACAATCAGAGATGCTATTGAAGGTACTATAACGTGGCCAGTTCGGCAGATTGTGCCCATCCTAGCAGGAGATTACAG cGATCTAGAGGTGAAACCTGTTGGAACATTAGAAGTGAAGCTCGTGCAGGCAAAGGAATTAACCAATAAAGACATTATAGGAAAGTCGGATCCTTATGCTGTGCTGTTTGTACGGCCAttgaaagagagaatgaaaacAAGTAAAACCATT AATAATCAACTGAATCCCATATGGAACGAGCACTTTGATTTTATTGTTGAAGATGCATCTACTCAGCACTTGACTATAAGAGTTTTCGACGATGAAGGAGTTCAGGCCTCTGAACTAATTGGCTGTGCTCAAGTAGCATTAAAGGATCTCGAGCCCGGTAAAGTGAAGGATGTTTGGTTGAAGCTGGTCAAAGATTTGGAGATACAAAGAGATAACAAATACAGGGGTCAG GTGCATTTGGAGCTTCTTTACTATCCATTTGGCACTGATCAGAGCCTCTACATAAACCCATTTAACCCAGATTATGCATTGACCTCAGTGGAGAAGGCTCTAAAGATGGCTCCGAATGGAGCCGAAGATGCAGATTCTGGAAAACAAAGCTCCCCGAAGAAGAGGGATACGATTGTAAGAGGAGTGCTATCTGTAACAGTAATAGCTGCTGAAGATTTGCCTGCTGTAGATTTCATGGGGAAAGCCGACCCTTACGTTGTTCTCACTATGAAGAAATCCGAGACCAAAGTTAAAACCAGG GTTGTACATGACACCGTGAATCCTGTCTGGAATCAAACGTTCGACTTTCTGGTGGAGGATGCATTACATGATATGCTGATGATAGAGGTCTGGGATCATGACACTTTTGGAAAG GATAAACTGGGGAGGGTCATAATGACGTTGACCAGAGCAATATTGGAAGGGGAAATTCAGGATAGTTTTCCATTGGAAGGAGCCAAATCAGGACGGATTTTTCTTCATCTCAAGTGGGCAGCTCAGCCAATATTCCGAGATACTTAG